In the Aridibaculum aurantiacum genome, ATGTATGCTATTGCTTACTGCAGTGATGGCATTCGCTCAATCCAGGGTAGTTACAGGAAAGGTGGTCGATGATAAAGGTCAACCTGTTCCATTTGCCTCTGTAAAAGTAAAGGATGCCACGGGTGGTGTGGCAGCCGATGCTGAAGGCAACTTCAAAATAGAAGTGACACCCGGGGCTACGCTGGTAATAAGTGCAGTTGGCGGTGGCTCACGTGAAGTGAAAGTGACACCCAACCAGAATGTGTACAATGTAACACTCGCTGCACAAAACACTGAACTGACAACCGTAGTGGTTACAGCATTGGGTATAACGAGAAGTGTAAAGTCTACCACTTTTGCTACACAACAAGTAACTGCCGACAGGCTTACACAGGCAAGAGAAACCGATGTAACCTCTGCTCTTGCAGGTAAAGTAGCAGGTGTACAGGTGCTGGGGCAGTCGGGTGCTAAGCTGGGTAGTGCAGGAGATGTTCGTTTGAGAGGTTCTGCTTCTATAAAAGATAAGTATGCTATTTATGTTGTAGATGGTACCATCGTTACCAACGTGGTCGACATCAATATGGATGATGTGGCGAATGTATCGGTGCTGAAAGGCCCTAATGCCACTGCTTTATATGGTCAGCGTGCAGAAGGTGGTGTAATAGTGATTACCACCAAAAAGGCTGCACGTAATCGCAAGCTAGTTGTTGATTTCAATCATACTACCACTGCAGAACAAGTGAATGTGCTGCCAGATTACCAGGACGTGTATGGTGGTGGAAATACTGAAAACTGGAGAACATTCAATTATAATGCTGGTGTACATCCTGCGGAATATGCGCCGCTGAATGGTCAGCGTTATCATAACTATTCAACCGATGAAAGCTGGGGGCCGCGTATGGACGGCGGACAATATATTCCATGGTATGCATGGTATCCTGGACATGCGGGTGCTTTTAAAACAGAAGCTTACACGCCACAGCCAAATAACATACGCCAGTTCTTCAATACCGGTGTAACGGTAAATAATAACGTAAGCCTTGCTTCAGGGGGCGAGAGATATTCAGCGCGTGTTTCCTTCACCAACCTGAGCCGCTCAGGTATCATTCCAAGGTCAAGACAGGATAAGAATTTTATATCTACCCAGCTTAGCTACGACCTCGCCAAGCGTTTAACCATTTCTACCAACGCTACCTACACTTTTGAAAAGCTACAGGGCGATTTTGATGATGATTACTCCAATCTTACTTCTGGTAGTTTCAACCAGTGGTTTCATCGCGACATTGATATGCGCAAGATGAAAGAATTGCGCGGCCTGAAAACACCATTAAGTGTATATGCATCATGGAACCACTCTGATCCTGGTGCAAGCAGCAATTTTACATCACCAGGCTTGAACAAAGGAAACTATTGGTACAATCCATATTCTTACCTGGATGCAGTAACTATGACCAACAACAGGCAAAGATTGCTGGGAGATGTAGGCTTGAAATACCAGATAATGAACAATTGGGATGTAACAGGAACCTATCGTTTCAACCGCCGTACCACCAAGGCTGAAAGCAAGATCCCGCAGATCATACAGGAAGGTGCGTTGCAGTCAGGTATATATGCCGGCTATTCACTTTTCGATTCCCGTTTTCTTGAGCAAAACTTTGAACTGCTTTCTACGTACAGGAGAACTTTCACCGACGTAAGCCTGGAAGTGAATGCTGGTGCAAACTTCTTAAAAATACATAGCCGCGACTCAAGCCGCAGCACCAATGGTGGCCTGGTAACGCCTGATGTTTTCACCATTGCTAATAGTGTAACACAGCCACCAACGCTGTCTGCAGGTTTTTACGATAAAGAAGTTCTGAGCTTTTTTGGAAAGGCGACTGTTGGTTACAAAGACTTCTTATTTGCTGACCTTACTTTACGCCAGGATTATAGCTCAGTTTTACCTGCAAATAACAATGGCTACCTGACACCTTCAGTAGGTGTTAGCTTTGTTTTCTCCGATTTTGTGAAGGAGCGTTTGCCTCAACTTTCTTTCGGTAAGCTACGTGCAAGCTGGGCAAGGATAGGTACAGACGACATCGATCCATACAGGATCAACTTTGCTTATACAACCAGCAACATTGGTTACAACGACCAGTTCTATTATACAGGTGTACCAAATGTTTTGGTTGACCCTGATCTGCGTCCTACTATCAATTCAGCTTACGAAGCTGGTATGGACCTTCGTTTCTTCAGGGACAGGGTTGGTTTTAGCGCTACATATTTCCATGAAGTAAAACGCGATGATATTGTAACCACGGATATCTCTACAGCAAGTGGTTTTACGCAAAAAGTATTCAACGTAGGTCAAGTAACACGTAATGGTATTGAACTTACTCTTGATCTGAAGCCTGTACAAAACAGGAACTTTAGCTGGGATGTTTCTTTCAACTACTCACGCATCCGTTCTTTTGTTGATCGTATCTCTGATCAAACAAAGACCATCAATCTTACTGCTCCTGGTTTCCGTACACAAGGTCTGCAGTTTGGAAATCCTCCTTCGCTTATTCTCCCTTCTGTGGTTCATACCGAAGGCGAGGAGTGGGGACAACTAAGAGGATTCGGTATTAAAAAGATCAACGGTATGCCGGTTCTGGATAACAATGGTTTGTTTGTAGAAGAGGCTAATGTAAATTTTGGTTCTGTACTGCCTAACTATACAGGTGGTATTTTCAATCAGTTCAGTTATAAGAGCTGGCGTTTGACTGCTTCTATCGACTACCAGCAAGGTGGTAAATTCTTCTCGCTTAGCGATTGGTTTGGTACCTATAGCGGGTTGATGGCTCGTACTGCAGAATTGAATGATAATGGTGTGAACGTACGTGAGCCGGTAGCCAATGGCGGTGGTGTACATGTATATGGTGTAAATGAAGAAGGCAAACCAGTAGATTATTATGTAGATGGAAAGACCTACTTCAAGCAGTTTGCAGATAATACATCTGGTGTGGCTGATATGTCAGTGTTCGATGCTACATATGTAAAACTGCGTGAGGTGTCACTGGGATATACTTTCAACATACGTAACAGTAGGTATATAAAGCGTGCATTCATTTCGGCTGTTGCGCGTAACCCATGGCTGATATACAAGAACAATCCTGCCGTAGATCCATCTGAGCTTAGTAACAGGAATGGTGAAAATGGACAATTACCAGGAACTCGTTCTCTTGGTATCAACCTGAAGCTGGGCTTCTAATCTTAATCTTCAAATAAGACACAATGAGAATAGTAACAAGCATATTAGCCATCACTCTTGCACTGGGTTCTTGTAAGAAATATGATTTTGGCGATATCAATATAAACCCAAACCCGCAGGTAAACGCGGTGCCTAGCACAGCTGAATTATTTACCAACATAAGCCGGCAGATTGCAGGTGATCTTACCATTTCTGATGCTGTACCAGGTTTATACGTACAGTATTTTACCGAAACGCAGTATCCTGGTGCATCACTGTATAGCCTTAGCCGTAGCGACTGGAGCACCTACTATACAGGTATTCTAAAGGATATGCAGGAGATTATTGAACAGAACACGAATGCTAATACTGCAGCAACTGCACGCCAGTTTGGCCCTAATGTTACGCAGATTGCTGTAGCGCGTATCATGAAAGCATACACTTTTTCTATAGTGACGGACCGCTGGGGCGATGTTCCTTATTTTGAAGCATTGAAAGGAATAAGCACTCCAAAATATGATAAACAGTCTGCTATCTATGCTGATCTTTTCAAAGAACTAACAGAAGCTGTAGCGCAGTTTGAAGGCACGCAGGGCATACAGGGAGAATTGCTTTTTGGCGGTGACCCCGTGAAGTGGAAGCGCTTTGCCAATTCGCTGCGTATGCGGCTGGCCATGCGCATTTCTCTTGTAGATCCGGCTAAAGCAAGGACTGAATTTCTTGCAGCTTACAATGATCAAAATGGATGGATAGATGAAAACACGGAGAATGCTGCTTTCCCTTATTTGAACAACCGCAACTTCCGCAATCCATGGAATGCTAAGATCGACCAGCGTGATGACCTTGCGATGAGCAATGTTTTTGTAGATACATTGAACACGATGGGCGATCGCCGCATTACGAAATATGCTAACCCTACGCCAGCAAATACTTTTGTAGGCGCTCCTTATGGTTGGAGCCAATCAGCCATTACCAACTGGGGTAGTAACAACCAATATTCACGTATTGGTGCGGCTATCACAAATATGGATGCACCAGGTTATATGATAACGGCGGCAGAAATGCATTTGATAAAAGCTGAAGCTGCCTTAAGAGGTTGGATAGCTGCTAGTGAAATATCAGCATATTATACTGCTATACAACTAAGCTGGCAGCAATGGAATGTTTTTGACCAGGCTGCTTATACTGCTTATATAGCCAGTCCACGAGTAAACATCGGTATGGGTATCACTAATTTTGCTGAAATACTCCGCAAGATCGGGTTGCAAAAGTGGATAGCACTTTATCCTAATGGCCAGGAAGCCTGGAGCGAATGGCGCCGCCTACATGTACCTACTTTATCGCCTGCACGTGATGCTCCATCTGGTAGAAGAATACCATTGAGAATGGGTTATCCTGGTAATGAGCCTACTTTGAACGGAGCTAATTACAATTCACAGGTAGCTACCATGCCAGGTGGCGATACGCCTGATACACCGGTTTGGTGGGACAAATAATAACAGCTACAAATTCATTACAAACTAAATGCAAGACATGAAACTCAATAAGCTGCCCATATTATTAGTGATGTTGCTGTCAATGACAGCATGCAGAAAAGACATCAGGACTGTGCCTGAGGTAAACTACGAAGGTGGGCCAATGGTTAACTTCAATAATTATTATGATAATGAAGGAAGGCCAGGATATAAAAAGGCTGAGATAGCACTGAAGGATACTTTCATCAGTGCCAATATAGAAATCAAACTTTCCAATACCACCGAGCCTGCATCGCAGGATATAAAAATCTACCTGAAAAAAGTAGATGCGCTGGTTACAGATTACAATACTCGTTTTGGAACGTCGCTTACGCCGCTGCCTAATTCTTCAGCAGCTGCTAAATTCGATTTTAGTGAGCCTGTCATCATAAAAAAGGGTCAACGAAAAGCAACAGTTCCATTTATGGTGAATGCACTTTTGCTGAACCTGAATGTTATTAATGCCATTGGTATTGCAATAGACAGGGTAGAAGGTGCAGCTATAAATGCAGGGCCTGAAAGCAGGTTGGTAGTAGAGTTTGGTGCAAGAAATAAATATGATGGTCGTTATTCCGTTACAGGAACTTTTGTTGACAACACCAATGCTACCTTTACCGCCTTTTATCCATTAGAGTGGGAACTGGTGACTTCGGGTGAACATAGTGTGATAGTGTACGACAATGAGCTGCTCGGTTTCCCGGGATATGTTTTTCTTGCTGCAGGTTCGCCTACCTACTATGGCAACTTTGGCCTGGAAGTTAATTTTGATCCATCTGGTAATGGCAATATTGTAAGCGTTACTAACTATTACGGTCAGCCATCTCCAAACAACCGCTATGCACAACTCGATCCTACTGGTATAAATAAATGGACACCCACCAAGATCGACATCAAGTATAACATGCTGCAGCCAACACCAACTACTGTGCGTTCTGTTTTCACCGAAACATGGACCTACTTAGGCCCTCGCTAGCAGATTGTAGCTGAAAATAATAATGAAAATGGCTGCTACCTGCAGCCATTTTTTATTGGTAAAAAACATTTACCTATACCTTTGCCACTCAATTTTTAAGACATGTCTGATCAACAAGCACCGAATAGCCAACTGAATATAGAAATCACAGAAGAAGTAGCAGAAGGTACATATGCCAATCTTGCTATTATTACCCATAGCCATGCAGAATTTGTAATGGACTTCGTGAACGTAATGCCTGGTACTCCAAAGAGCAAAGTAAAAAGCCGCATCATTTTTACACCTATGCACGCCAAGCGTTTTTTAAAAGCTTTAGAAGATAATGTAAATCGTTACGAAGCCGCCAATGGTCCAATCAAAGACCTGGAGCAGGTAGAGATACCGCTGAATTTTGGAGGACCGACGGCGCAGGCGTAGTTGGGTAGATTTGATGCTAGATTGAGGAAAGAGGATACTGGATAGTAGATACTAGATCGGAAACTGTTAGTTCAGCACGTAGGTTATGAATTGTGAGATTATTTGATGCTTTGATGTTGGAGCTCTACAGCTTGAAGGAAGGAATTTAGTTTCTTTCCTAGCAGTTTTACGTTCTGTTCTATAGCTGTGTATTTGGCTTCGTCTGTCAAAGAATGCGTATCCCATAGATTTTCAAGATGGTCAAGAGTTTCATCATTTGATGAGATTGCATATACGAGGAACTTTATCCAGTCTTGTTTATACCTTCTTCGTCCGTAGCCTTCCACGATACAGGCCTTGGTAGTCTTGCTGGATCTTCTGATTTGCTGCGCTTCTTCAAATTGTTCAAACTTGGGAAGCTGCAAAGACATTGCATGCACCTCGATCACAACCTCCCTCGCCAGCCGCCAAACTTCAAGATCTTTGTAGTTCATCTTATAATAGGTTTAAGTTCATCAAACTTCAATAGTTAGCACCTATAGAAGTAACTGGTGACACTTTATCAGCAACACTAACTATCATCAATCCAGCATCCGCCATCGGACCATCTAGCATTAACTCATCCAGCATCCAGTATCCATCATCCACCATCCAGCACCCTAAAGAATCCCCTCATCCGCAAAGCTGTAAAATCCTTCTTCGCTTACGATGATGTGGTCGAGGACTTTGATGTCGAAGTAGGTGGCGGCGGTTTTTATTTTGTAAGTAAGTTCTTCGTCTTGCCGGCTGGGGCGCAGGCTGCCGCTGGGATGATTGTGGCAAAGAATAATGGAGGTGGCATTGTGCTCCAAAGCCTTTTTTAGAATGATACGCGGATCAGCAATAGTGCCGCTGATGCCACCTTCGCTGATGGTTTCGTAGTGATTGATCTTGCTGGCTTTGTTCAGGTACAGAACCGTGAAGACCTCGTGCTTTTTGTATTCGATATGTGCCTTTAGAAAGTTTGCAACATCGCGGCTGGAGGTTACGCAATCTTTTTTATTTTCTTCCATAGCCCGCCTGATGCCTAATTGAAGTGCAGCAGCCACACTTACTGCTTTGGCAGGTCCCAGACCTTTTATCTTCATATTTACCATGTCTTTTACCGAAAGCGAACCCAATCGCTGGAGATTATTACCGGCAGCTTGCAGTAACTCTTTCGCCAGGTCCACTGCGCTTTTTTGTACCGTACCGTTTTGAAGTAGAATAGCTATCAATTCTGAATTGGTGAGTGCATCTGCTCCTTTGGCTAACAGTTTTTCTCTTGGCCGGTCATCCTCGGCCCATTGCTTAATGGTTGAAGACATTTTTTCTTTTAAGATAGAAATTTGAACTTATTAATCAATGCTTTTATACCTGCGTCTATATACCTTCCAATCATATTTCTATCTCCAAACATTGGCTCATCTTCAAGAAACCTTCCCCGAAACAACAAAGGGTTTCCTATCTTCGCGGCACATTTCCAGTTATGAATCCTTCTATAAAAATCTTCTCTGGTACAGGTTCACAATCGGTTTCTACTAAAATTGCGCAACGCTTCGGGGCTCCTCTTGGAAAAATCAACATCCAGAAATTCAGCGATGGTGAGTTTCAACCGGTGTTCATGGAAAGCATCCGTGGCGATTATGTTTTTTTGATTCAAAGCACCTGTGCACCTACCGATAACCTGATGGAGTTGTTGCTGATGATAGATGCAGCTCGCAGGGCTAGTGCTTACAAGATCATCGTGGTAATGCCGTATTACGGCTATGCGCGGCAGGACAGGAAAGACAGGCCACGTGTGGCGATAGGTTCCAAACTGATAGCTAACCTGTTGGTTGCCGCCGGTGCCGACAGGGTGATAACCATGGACCTGCATGCACCACAGATACAGGGCTTCTTCGACATACCTGTAGACCATCTTGACTCTTCAGCCATTTTTATACCTTATATAGAAAAACTTAAGCTTCAAAACCTTACTTTTGCCGCCCCTGACGTGGGTAGTACCAATCGTGTAAGGGAAATTGCCAGCTATTTCAATTGTGAAATGGTGATTTGCGACAAGCATCGCAAACGCGCCAACGAGATAGCCAGCATGGTGGTAATTGGTGATGTGACAGGCAAGGATATTATTCTTATAGACGATATATGTGATACCGGCGGAACCCTTGCAAAAGCAGCTAGTCTGTTGAAAGACAAGGGCGCAAAGAGTGTAAGAGCACTTTGTACACACCCGGTTTTAAGTGGTAACGCTTACGAGAATATAGAGAATAGTGTACTGGAAGAACTCGTGGTTTGCGATACCATTCCAGTGAAAAGAGAAACGAAGAAGATCAAAGTTCTTTCTGTTGCTGACCTTTTTGCTATAGCAATCAGGAATGCATACGAAAACCGGAGTATTACCAGTCTTTTCATCCACAGCCAGCTGAAAGCGCGCCGCGGAGAAAAGATTTAACAATGTCATTTTTTTTAAACACACAATAATGAAGACAATTACAATCGAAGGACAACTGAGGACCGGCAAGGGCAAAAAAGACACCCGCCAACTCCGCTCTCAGGAACTTGTGCCTGGTGTAATTTACGGGGGTGCCCAGGAAGTGAGCTTTGCAGCTCCTGCCAAAGCTTTCAAGCCGATCGTATACACCAGCGAATTCATGAAAGCTGAAGTAAATGTTGATGGAACTTCTTATACCTGCATTTTGAAAGACCTGCAGTTTGATAAGGTTACAGATCAACTTTTGCACATAGATTTTCTTGAACTGGTAGAAGATAAGAAAGTGATCGCTACATTGCCTCTTCACCTTACAGGTACACCTACAGGTGTTAAAGCTGGTGGTAGATTGGTAGTAAAAATGAAGCAGCTGAAAGTAAAAGCTTTACCTAAAGACCTTACTGAAGCTATCACACTTGATATCTCTAACCTGGAATTGAACGGTAACGTTCGTGTAGAAGACGTGAATGCTGGTAACATGGAAATCCTGAACAGCCCACGTATTCCTATTGCTTCTGTAGTAATGACTCGTCAGCTGAAGCAAGAAGAAGCCAGCGAAGGAAAGAAGAAATAATTCTTTTATACCTTATACAGGAACCCGGCCAGTGCCGGGTTTTTTTGTTTTATATGCTGTTTAGGTCGTAAATTTTCAGCTAGTCTTTTGATTTTGTTGAACTTGCGAATGCCACAGTTTTTGCTAATCAACTATTTTTGTCGACCTATGAATAAATTCCTGATTGTTGGCCTTGGAAATATTGGTAGCGAATACGCGCATACACGCCACAACATAGGCTTCGATGTGCTGGATGCATTTGTTCAGAAACATGGAGGCAGCTTTGCCAACAGTCGCCATGCCCATGTAGCAGAAGTACGCTGGAAGGGCAAGATCTTTATTTGCATTAAGCCTACCACCTATATGAACCTGAGTGGCCGGGCATTCAAATATCATTTTGATAAAGAAAAGCTAGACCTTGAGCAAACGCTTACGGTAGTGGATGACCTTGCGCTACCTATTACTAAACTAAGGCTTCGTGGAAGTGGCAGCGATGCAGGTCACAATGGATTAAAGGATATACAGGCTACTGTAGGTACAGATAAATATCCCAAGTTGCGGTTTGGAATAGGCAGCAATTACAAGAAAGGAGCACAGGTAGATTTTGTATTGGGTAGATGGTCCGACGATGAGCTGCCTGTCATTAACAAGAAAATTGACAAGAGTATAGAAGCCATCGAAAGTTTTGCAGCAGTTGGAATAGCACGTACAATGAACCTTATAAATACCTGGGAGGCCACAATAAATTGAGATTCCTGCGTTATATATCAACATTAAAATATCATCAACATAATCGCTCAACCCCCTCCCATGATTATCTGGTGTATTGTTTTAAAATTTCAAGACTATGAAAATCTTCTGCGTTGGTAGAAACTATGTAGATCATGCCAAGGAGTTAGGTAATGATGTACCCACAGAACCTGTAATATTTATGAAGCCGAAAAGTGCGTTGCTTCAATCACATACACCGTTCTATTATCCTGAGTTTAGCAATGAATTGCATTATGAAGCGGAGCTTGTGTTACGTATCTGCAAGAATGGAAAATACATTCCGCAGCGACAGGCAAGCAAGTATTACAATGCTATAACGGTTGGTATAGATTTCACCGCCCGTGATGTACAGCAAGAACTAAAAAAGAAAGGTCTTCCCTGGGAAAAAGCAAAAGCATGGGACAATTCAGCCGTTGTAGGACAATGGAAAGATGTAACTGCAGACATGCAAAAAAAGCCCATCAACTTTAGCATGAAGAGTAATGGTGAATATGTTCAGAAAGGTCTTTCCTCTGATATGCTCTTCCCGTTCGATGAGATCATATCACACATCTCAAATTACTTCTCATTAAATATTGGTGACCTTATTTTTACCGGTACACCTCCAGGTGTAGGCGAGTGTGTAGTAGGCGATATATTAGAAGGTTTTTTCGAGCAGGAAAAAGTGTTTGAGCTAGAGATAAAATAATTGCTTTTGATAAATAACATGAAGTATGATCATCATTGTGGTCATACTTTTTTTATATACCAGATTTTACTTGAAGCATTTCTTATATGGTTTAAAAATAAGCCCAAGCAATTATGTAAATATGAAAAAGCTAGTGCTGCAGTAAAATGCAAGGCGATGTTGTACAACTTCATGCAGATACTTCTTTAACCGCTATTTTTACAGCGATTGCTTAAATACTGTACTACTACTACATGCTAACTCCCGATATACTACTCCTTGCCTATAAAAGAATGGTCACTGCCAAAGCGATGGCAGACACTTACGAAGCCAACCGCTCCATTTGCAAATATGTTCATTCTACATCTCGCGGGCACGAGGCAATACAAATAGCCACTGGTATGCAACTGCTGCCATGCGATTTTGTAAGCCCGTACTACCGCGACGACAGCATTATGTTGTCTGTAGGATTTACTCCTTATCAACTAATGCTTCAGTTGCTGGCAAAGGCCGATGATCTTTTCAGTGGTGGTCGTTCCTATTATTGTCATCCATCCAGTAAGGCTGATGACAAGCCACGTATCATTCATCAAAGCAGTGCTACAGGAATGCAGGCTATACCTACTACGGGTATAGCACAAGGTATACAATACCTGGAGCAGACGCAGTCGCCGCTGCTGAAACGAGGTAGTGGTGGAGAAGCGCCAGTGGTTATATGCTCATTGGGTGATAATAGCGTGACCGAAGGGGAAGTAAGTGAAGCTTTTCAATTTGCTGTTTTGAAGCAACTGCCCATCATTTACCTGGTGCAGGACAATGATTGGGGTATAAGTGTAAGCGCTGCAGAGGCTCGTGCCATGGATGCCTATGAATATGCAGCTGGTTTTAAAGGAATGGGTCGCATCACCTGCGATGGCAATGATTTTCCTGCCAGCTACAAGGCGATGCACGAGGCTGTGCAATATGTACGTGCTGAGAGAAAGCCGGTACTGGTGCATGCTAAAGTGCCTTTATTAGGTCATCATACAAGTGGGGTGCGGCGTGAGTTTTACCGTAGCTCCGAAGATCTCCAAAAACATGCAGCAAACGATCCGCTGCCAAAACTTCGTGATAGGCTATTGCAGGAAGGAATTAAAGAAGAGCAGCTGCAGCAAATTGAAGCAGATGCCGCAGCGGAAGTTAAGCAGGCTTTTGAAGATGCATGTGCTGCTGCCGATCCTTCACCTTCTACCGTTTCAGATCATGTTTTTGCTCCTACGCCAGTTACAGAAGAGAGTGGTGAACGTACACCTGCTAAAGGTGAAAAAGTGATAATGGTTGATGCTGCACTTCATGCTATAGAAGAATTAATGCAGCAACATGAAGAAGCCTTGTTATACGGCCAGGATGTAGGCAGGAGACTGGGTGGTGTGTTCAGGGAAGCTGCTACACTTGCTGAAAAATTTGGTGATCATCGTGTATTCAATACTGCTATTCAAGAGGCTTATATCATTGGTAGCACCATTGGTTTATCAGCATTAGGATTAAAAC is a window encoding:
- a CDS encoding DUF1735 domain-containing protein; amino-acid sequence: MKLNKLPILLVMLLSMTACRKDIRTVPEVNYEGGPMVNFNNYYDNEGRPGYKKAEIALKDTFISANIEIKLSNTTEPASQDIKIYLKKVDALVTDYNTRFGTSLTPLPNSSAAAKFDFSEPVIIKKGQRKATVPFMVNALLLNLNVINAIGIAIDRVEGAAINAGPESRLVVEFGARNKYDGRYSVTGTFVDNTNATFTAFYPLEWELVTSGEHSVIVYDNELLGFPGYVFLAAGSPTYYGNFGLEVNFDPSGNGNIVSVTNYYGQPSPNNRYAQLDPTGINKWTPTKIDIKYNMLQPTPTTVRSVFTETWTYLGPR
- a CDS encoding SusD/RagB family nutrient-binding outer membrane lipoprotein is translated as MRIVTSILAITLALGSCKKYDFGDININPNPQVNAVPSTAELFTNISRQIAGDLTISDAVPGLYVQYFTETQYPGASLYSLSRSDWSTYYTGILKDMQEIIEQNTNANTAATARQFGPNVTQIAVARIMKAYTFSIVTDRWGDVPYFEALKGISTPKYDKQSAIYADLFKELTEAVAQFEGTQGIQGELLFGGDPVKWKRFANSLRMRLAMRISLVDPAKARTEFLAAYNDQNGWIDENTENAAFPYLNNRNFRNPWNAKIDQRDDLAMSNVFVDTLNTMGDRRITKYANPTPANTFVGAPYGWSQSAITNWGSNNQYSRIGAAITNMDAPGYMITAAEMHLIKAEAALRGWIAASEISAYYTAIQLSWQQWNVFDQAAYTAYIASPRVNIGMGITNFAEILRKIGLQKWIALYPNGQEAWSEWRRLHVPTLSPARDAPSGRRIPLRMGYPGNEPTLNGANYNSQVATMPGGDTPDTPVWWDK
- a CDS encoding SusC/RagA family TonB-linked outer membrane protein translates to MRKILSLLCMLLLTAVMAFAQSRVVTGKVVDDKGQPVPFASVKVKDATGGVAADAEGNFKIEVTPGATLVISAVGGGSREVKVTPNQNVYNVTLAAQNTELTTVVVTALGITRSVKSTTFATQQVTADRLTQARETDVTSALAGKVAGVQVLGQSGAKLGSAGDVRLRGSASIKDKYAIYVVDGTIVTNVVDINMDDVANVSVLKGPNATALYGQRAEGGVIVITTKKAARNRKLVVDFNHTTTAEQVNVLPDYQDVYGGGNTENWRTFNYNAGVHPAEYAPLNGQRYHNYSTDESWGPRMDGGQYIPWYAWYPGHAGAFKTEAYTPQPNNIRQFFNTGVTVNNNVSLASGGERYSARVSFTNLSRSGIIPRSRQDKNFISTQLSYDLAKRLTISTNATYTFEKLQGDFDDDYSNLTSGSFNQWFHRDIDMRKMKELRGLKTPLSVYASWNHSDPGASSNFTSPGLNKGNYWYNPYSYLDAVTMTNNRQRLLGDVGLKYQIMNNWDVTGTYRFNRRTTKAESKIPQIIQEGALQSGIYAGYSLFDSRFLEQNFELLSTYRRTFTDVSLEVNAGANFLKIHSRDSSRSTNGGLVTPDVFTIANSVTQPPTLSAGFYDKEVLSFFGKATVGYKDFLFADLTLRQDYSSVLPANNNGYLTPSVGVSFVFSDFVKERLPQLSFGKLRASWARIGTDDIDPYRINFAYTTSNIGYNDQFYYTGVPNVLVDPDLRPTINSAYEAGMDLRFFRDRVGFSATYFHEVKRDDIVTTDISTASGFTQKVFNVGQVTRNGIELTLDLKPVQNRNFSWDVSFNYSRIRSFVDRISDQTKTINLTAPGFRTQGLQFGNPPSLILPSVVHTEGEEWGQLRGFGIKKINGMPVLDNNGLFVEEANVNFGSVLPNYTGGIFNQFSYKSWRLTASIDYQQGGKFFSLSDWFGTYSGLMARTAELNDNGVNVREPVANGGGVHVYGVNEEGKPVDYYVDGKTYFKQFADNTSGVADMSVFDATYVKLREVSLGYTFNIRNSRYIKRAFISAVARNPWLIYKNNPAVDPSELSNRNGENGQLPGTRSLGINLKLGF
- the pth gene encoding aminoacyl-tRNA hydrolase gives rise to the protein MNKFLIVGLGNIGSEYAHTRHNIGFDVLDAFVQKHGGSFANSRHAHVAEVRWKGKIFICIKPTTYMNLSGRAFKYHFDKEKLDLEQTLTVVDDLALPITKLRLRGSGSDAGHNGLKDIQATVGTDKYPKLRFGIGSNYKKGAQVDFVLGRWSDDELPVINKKIDKSIEAIESFAAVGIARTMNLINTWEATIN
- a CDS encoding fumarylacetoacetate hydrolase family protein codes for the protein MKIFCVGRNYVDHAKELGNDVPTEPVIFMKPKSALLQSHTPFYYPEFSNELHYEAELVLRICKNGKYIPQRQASKYYNAITVGIDFTARDVQQELKKKGLPWEKAKAWDNSAVVGQWKDVTADMQKKPINFSMKSNGEYVQKGLSSDMLFPFDEIISHISNYFSLNIGDLIFTGTPPGVGECVVGDILEGFFEQEKVFELEIK
- a CDS encoding four helix bundle protein; translated protein: MNYKDLEVWRLAREVVIEVHAMSLQLPKFEQFEEAQQIRRSSKTTKACIVEGYGRRRYKQDWIKFLVYAISSNDETLDHLENLWDTHSLTDEAKYTAIEQNVKLLGKKLNSFLQAVELQHQSIK
- a CDS encoding DUF3467 domain-containing protein; translated protein: MSDQQAPNSQLNIEITEEVAEGTYANLAIITHSHAEFVMDFVNVMPGTPKSKVKSRIIFTPMHAKRFLKALEDNVNRYEAANGPIKDLEQVEIPLNFGGPTAQA
- the radC gene encoding RadC family protein: MSSTIKQWAEDDRPREKLLAKGADALTNSELIAILLQNGTVQKSAVDLAKELLQAAGNNLQRLGSLSVKDMVNMKIKGLGPAKAVSVAAALQLGIRRAMEENKKDCVTSSRDVANFLKAHIEYKKHEVFTVLYLNKASKINHYETISEGGISGTIADPRIILKKALEHNATSIILCHNHPSGSLRPSRQDEELTYKIKTAATYFDIKVLDHIIVSEEGFYSFADEGIL
- a CDS encoding ribose-phosphate pyrophosphokinase; translated protein: MNPSIKIFSGTGSQSVSTKIAQRFGAPLGKINIQKFSDGEFQPVFMESIRGDYVFLIQSTCAPTDNLMELLLMIDAARRASAYKIIVVMPYYGYARQDRKDRPRVAIGSKLIANLLVAAGADRVITMDLHAPQIQGFFDIPVDHLDSSAIFIPYIEKLKLQNLTFAAPDVGSTNRVREIASYFNCEMVICDKHRKRANEIASMVVIGDVTGKDIILIDDICDTGGTLAKAASLLKDKGAKSVRALCTHPVLSGNAYENIENSVLEELVVCDTIPVKRETKKIKVLSVADLFAIAIRNAYENRSITSLFIHSQLKARRGEKI
- a CDS encoding 50S ribosomal protein L25 — translated: MKTITIEGQLRTGKGKKDTRQLRSQELVPGVIYGGAQEVSFAAPAKAFKPIVYTSEFMKAEVNVDGTSYTCILKDLQFDKVTDQLLHIDFLELVEDKKVIATLPLHLTGTPTGVKAGGRLVVKMKQLKVKALPKDLTEAITLDISNLELNGNVRVEDVNAGNMEILNSPRIPIASVVMTRQLKQEEASEGKKK